The genomic DNA GCAGAAGCCCGTTTGCTTGCCGACCGCGCGGCGCTTGCGGCCGACCTGGACGGTGCGGGAGACCTCTCCGGTGCCCTTGCAGACCGGGCAGTCCTTCGCGTCGGCCTCACGGGCGGCGGTGTCGGGAGTGGCCATGAGCTGCGCTCCTTCCGGATTTCGACATGGCTCGGGTAAGGACCTGGCGCGAGACGGTCACGCCGACCGATGAAGCAGGGGATGTCAGGGCTTGATCAGCAACGGGCTGCCGACGAGCGGCGAGGACGTGGCGGGGGCGAAGGGCCGAAGGAACGGCAAGTCCGGCACCAGATGCTCGAAGTCCCGGCAGACGGCGGCGACTTCCTCGCGGGAGATCTCGGGTGTACGGATCAGCGACCAGCCGCCATCCGCATCCGTGGCCACGGCCGTACCGGCACGGCTCGCAGGGATCATGCAGGCGGCCGGCACGGCGGTCGGGGCGACGTCCTTGAGCCCCATCTCGGCCGTTTCCTTGTCGTTGACGCGGTGCACGACCCGCCCGGTGAGCTGGGCACGGAGCATGGTGGCGCCCTTGCCGAGGTCGGAGCCGAAGCGCTGCCCGCAGATCTCCAGGTAGATGCCGACCGAACGGGCCATCTGCGCCAGCCGGATCAGCGCCGTGACGATCCGCGTGCGGCGGTCCTCGTCTTCCTTGCGGGAGATCAGGAAGAGTTCGGCGATCTCATCGACCAGCACCACGATCGGAGCTGGCCGCATGTCGTCGGGCAGTTCCCAGATGTCCGCAGCGCCGTACAGGTGCAGCAGGTCGAAGCGGTCTTCCATCTCCGTGACCAGCACATCCGCCAGCGAGGCGGCATCGTCCGGGGTGGTCGCCAGGGCCGACAGCCGCGGCGCGAACACGGACTGTTCCACCCCGCGCTTGCAGTCCATCCCCACCAACGCCACCGGCAGTTGAGCCAGACCCTTGATGAGGTTGCGCTGATACGTGGACTTCCCCGAGTTGTTCGCGCCCAGGGTGAGCGCCATGGGGACCTTGCGGTAGTCCCGCTCGAACACGGTCCCGTCATCCCGCAGCGCCACCGGCACCACCAGGCCGTGAGGCTGTGCCTTGCGCGGCATCCGCACCCGGCGCAGCACGTCATACCCGGTCATCCGCAGTTCCACGAACCCCGGCTTCGTCACCGCCACCCGCACCGCGTGCACACCCCAGGCATGCCGCAACCGCTCCGTGGAGGCGATCACGTCGGCAGGCTCCAGGCCGGCCGGAAGCCGAAGGGTCACCCGCAGTCCGGTCATCGTGCCCCGCACGCGGCGGATCTTCGGCGGAACCGGCTGCACCTGCCGGCGGGCGACGTTGCGCGCCATGAACGCCCGCAGACCGGACGGCTGAACCGTCAACCCGCACACATCCATCGTCGAGCGGTACGTCACCGTGAAGCGGCCCCACGTGGCGGGCAGACCGACCAGCGACCAGTACGCGCGAGGAGCGCGGTACTTCGCGTAGCCGACACCACCGGCAGCCGCTATGGCGCCCGTGGTCTCCAGCCACATCGTCGCGTCAGCCATGATCAGGCCGCCGGAGTGATCGCTACCGCGCTGAACGCGATGCCGTGCCGCTTCTGGCCGTTGAACTCGTTCTCCCAGTCCTTGGCCTTCAGGCCGTGGACCTGAACCGGCATGCCGGGCGCGAGACCTTCCGGGAACCCGTTCTCCGGGATCGTGACCTTCAGGAGGTTGCCCTCCCCCTCGTCCGAGATCAGCAGGCCGACCGTCGACAACGGCTTGCCCTCCTGGTTCTCGGACCGCTCACCGGTCTTGAAGTTCTTCACCTTCGGTTCCGGCGCAGTCGCCACGAACACGACGGCAGTCGAAACATCGATCTTGAAGGACGGCATACGTCACTCCCTTGTACGGCGGAAGAGTCCAAGCTCTTCGCTCACGGCAGCTTGTATATCCAAGCTGTGCCATCACCATAGGACCCTCAACTTGGATATGCAAGTGGGTAGTTAAAAAAAGAGGACCCGAAGGTCCTCTAGGTGAGATCGCGCAGACCGATGCGTCAGGGAACGTCGATCACGTACCGGAAGACGTGCCGATCGCACGGGACGCGTGAATCGAGCACTTCGACCACCTGACCTGCGGCGGTATGTGCGGTCCGGAAGACGCGGGCCAGGGGCACGCCTGGCGGGATGCTCAGTGCGTCGATCTCGGCAGGGCTCGGCATGCCGATCTCAAGGTCTTCGACGAACTGGACGATCCGCTGCTTCACCGGCCCCTGGGGATCTTCGATCAGCCGGCTCACGCCCCCTCGAATCCGACGTGGCTCTTCGACCTCCGTGCCACCGAACAGCGCGGCAGGGTAGTACCCGTCAACGAGCTGCATCGGTGCGTCATTCACGAAGAACGCGCGCCGGCGGACGATGACGGATGTGCCCTCTTCCACCCCGAGTCGTGACGCGATCTCGGGAGGTGCCGGCAGTGTCCGAACCTCCAGGATTCGCTGCTCAGGACGAAGGCCTTGCGCGGCGGCTTCGGCGTTGAAGTTGCTGACACCGGTCTGCCGACGCTCCCTGAAGTTCGCCCCCGTGGTGAGCATCTGGACATTCGGGCGGGGGCGAACAAACACCCCGCGCCCCTGTTCGCTGATCAGCAAGCCGTCAGCTTTGAGCAGTGCCAGGGCCTTGCGTACCGTGACGCGCGTTGTGTCGTACTGATCCTTGAGTTCGTTCTCTGAGCGCAGCTTCTCGCCCGGAGGCAGGTCTCCGGAAAGGATCAATGCGCGAAGCTCATCCGCAATCCTTCTGTACGTAGGAAGATCTTTCTCGGACATCCAGGTCACCTCAACTTGGCTATGCAAGCTAGCTTACGTGACCGCACTGACAGAGTCACTCGGTGAACGCCCACCCGCTCCAGCGTTCGACGCGGACGATCACGACGGGTCCCTCTGGGGGGTGATCGCGGTACTGCTCATATCTGTCTTGCAGCAGTTCAACGGCCTTTAGCCGATCGTCGCCGTTGTCCCAGACCTCAGCTTGACCGTCGCCTCTTGACCACCAGAGCGTGGACCAGTCGGGGGCGTAGTGATCGACAAGCACCGCCACGTGCGGATTCTCTCTAATGTTCCGGAGTCGCCGAAGGTTCCATGAGGTCTTGGGCTTGTGATCAATCGCGAAGAACACGGCATCGTCGCTGATCGCGAACGTGATCGGTACGACGTGCGGGATACCGTCAGCACCAGCAGTCGCCAGTCGTGCGACCGGCGACGAAGCGAACCTTGTACGAGCATCAGCAGAAGCAAGCTTCATGTGGTCACCGTACCCAGCCGGGCGGACGACGGCGGGACCCGTTCAGCTCGATCATGAGCTGAGCCAGGTTCGGCGATCGCGAGCGACGGCATAGACGAACTCGATCTCCTCCGGTCCGAGCGCACCTGCTTGTCGCCGGAACGACGAGATCTCCCGGTCCTTGATCACTTTGACGTCACCGAGGGACTGGGCAACCACGACGTCGGCCGCGGAAACGAAGACCAGCACCGGAGCCACCTTCACGGGGAAACCGCAGGCCCTGGTCAGCACCGCTGATGCCTTGTTGCCCTCATGGCGGCTATTGCGGACGTACGGGTGCCCTCGACCGCCGTTCACCTTCACCGCGCTGTCGCCGACCCAGACGCGGGCGTTGCGGAAGTACTTGGTGTTCAGGCAGAAGACGCCACCGGGTCCGATCAGTAAGTGATCGATGTCTGCCCCGCTCGGGAGAGGTATGGAGTGGAGCGGACGCCAGCCCCGCCTTTTGAGCCGATCAAGCTTGGCGCCGGCGATCCGTTCCCCAACAACTCCCTTCCGCCAGGAGTCGCTGTCGTCGTTCTGACGCCACAGGCGCATCACCTGCCTGCTCAACCAGGTTGGTGCACCCTCCAGTTGAGGAAGTAGGGAGTCGCCGGGTCGGTTCACGGCGAGATCGTCGGTCAGGGACAAGGGAGGGAGACCAGCCGTTGAAGGCAGCGCGGCAGAAGCATCAGGGGCGGAGGGGCTCACCAGATGGGGCGCCAGGACATCCAATACTTGATCTCGGTACGACGCCTGAAGCACCTTGAGATGCCCGGACTTGCAGTCGTACCAGGCAACAGTGTCACCGCCCTCGGCGGTCACGTAGAGCCGATCGTGCCCATGGCGCTTCCACCGCTTGACCACTAAGCCAGGCATTCCCACCCCCGCCGACGACGCCGCATCACCGTGATGGGACCAACTCCCGCGCCGAACGGCAAGAAGGCATCCGGTCATCAACTCGCGGACTGTCCAGTGTCTAGGTTCAGTTGAGCTTTGACGGATGTATGTCGGTTGATGCTTTCCGGTTCCTAGCCTGTTGTGCGGTTCTTCGTGCCGTAGGCCTTGAAGCGGGTCACCTCCTTGCTGGTGGTGCGGGGCAGGGTCCGGAGGCGGTGTCCGTCGTGGTCGAAGACGTGCAGGGTGGTGTCGGTGACCTCGACGGTGACCACGGTGCGGGCATGGACCATGCCGACCTGGACCTGCTGGCCGCAGACCTGGATGCTGCCGCGGGCGGACACCTTCCGCCCGACCCGGACCGCCTCCTGCGGCGCCTTCGGCGGCAGCGGGCTGAGCTGGGCATCACTGATATAGGCCCGCCGCCGGGGCGGGATCGGACACGGCAGTGTCCGCACCAGCACGCCGTCAGCGATGACCTGCATCAAAGGGCCGTCCAGCCGAAGGACCACGCGCTGTCCGGCCAGCAAGACACCGACGGTGATCTGCTGTCCGGCCAGGCCCACCACTCCGGAGGCGTTCACGGTGCGGGCCACCTGGACGGGCAAGCGGGTAGCCAGCGGACCGGCGAGCCGGCCTGCCGGGGCGGGACCGGCCGCACGAGCCCCGGACGCCCGCAGCCGCACCAGATCCGCGGTGCTCAGCCGCGACGGCACGGTCTTGATGCGCCTGCCGTCCAGACTGACGTGGACAGTAGTGCTGTCCATCCACAGCGTCACCGCAGCGCCCGCATGCCGGGGACCGAACCAGAACTGCTGACCGGCCACCGCGAGATTCCCGCTCGGCGGCACCACCCGGTCCACCTCCACCGCCTCCGGCGAACCCAGCACCGCCTCCCCGACCCGCTCAACCCTCTGCCCCGTCCGTCCCTCGCCGGCCGTCACGTCGGTCAGCCGGGCCGGAAGCCGCAGTTCAACCCCGTCGGCCGCGGCGGGACGGAACCGGCTCGCGGGGGCGGCCATGTCCAGCGACTGGTGCGGACGCACGGTGTTGTAGTCCTCGCGCCAGCCGTCGATGACCGCCTGCGCCGCATGCAGGTCGGCGAACGGCCCCTGGTCGTCGAGGAGTTCACGCCGCAGTGACTGATGGAACCGCTCGATCTTCCCCGTGGTTGTCGGCGACCGCGGTCTGGTCAGCCGGTGCTTGATGCCGTTCAGCCGGCAGATCCGGTCGAACAACACCTCCGTGGACGGCCCCGGAGTCCCGAACCGGCCGGTGAACTGCTTCCCGTTGTCGGTCAGCACCTCCTCCGGACAGCCGAACCCCACCAGCGCAGCAGTGAAAGCCGCACACACCGCCCGCCCGGTCGCCCGCTCCACCACCGAGGCGATCACACAGAACCTCGAATGGTCATCGACGCCGGTCACCAGCTTCAGCTCACGGCCGTCGGCCAGCCAGAACCCGCCCATCACATCCATCTGCCACAACTGCATCGGCCCCGGCCGCTCCCACCGCCGGTAATCCTCCCGACGCCGGCGCCTCCTGACCGGGACGATCATCTGATGGCGCACCAGGATCCGATACACCGACGCCTCCGACGGCACCGGCTCCACCCCACGACGCCCCAGCTCATGACGCAACCGGCGCTGACCCCACCGCGGATGCAGCCTGCGCAGCTCCAGCACCGCCGCCTCCACACCGGCCGGCATCTGCCACGGATGCGACCTCGGACGATGCGACCGGTCCGCCAGACCCGCCAGACCACCTGCCTCATACCGGCGCACCCACGCATGCACCGACTGCCGCGAGACCCCATACCGGGCCGCAACCTCCGTCTTCGATGCTCCAGCAGCCACTTCCATGACCGCGTGATAGCGCTGCTCGACCACGCTCAGCTCCACTAACACCGGCCTCGCCCCGCCTCCACGACAGCAGTCGCAGACAGCAAAGCCGAGGACGGAACCGTCAAGCATCAAGTGACGTCAACACGTCAAGCATCAAACGAAGTAGGACATCGCGGACTGTCCAGGGTTGTTACAGGTTTCTCTACCTCATCAAGCCCCGGCTGCGCTCCGCTCCGCCGGGCGCGCTCCTGGCTCCGCTCCGCCGCCGCTCCTGCCTTCGGCCCGCTCCGGCGGGCTGCGCCAACGCGCGCCCACGAGGGGAAGCCCGGGGCGATGGGTTGATCACCGTACGCATGCCACGGTCACGGCGATGCCTCCGGCGGGGGATCGGCCGGCACCGGGATGGAGGGGGCGCCGTTCCCGTCCACCGGTCCGTAGTGGCGTGCGTAGGGTGCTCCCATCCCGTCCGCCGTCGACCCAGGCAGAGCCGAGCAGACGCGGCCCATGGCGTCCAGGTCGTTCGTACAGTGGCGCGCTCCACCTGGACGCCATGAACCACGCCCGCTCCACGGTGTGTGGGTCGACGGCGGACGGGATGGGAGCTGGGGTGAGTGGTGGGTTGAGGAGGAGGATGCCGCCATGGCAGATGAACCGAGACGCCCTCTCAGCGAGCTTCGGCAAGGCGAGACAGTCCAAGCAACGATCACTGGTCACCAGCCATGGGGCCTCACGGCAAAGCTCGACGAGTACGACCCGGTGGGCGCCTCACTGGACACGATTCGCCGCAGAAGCGAGCCGGGAGTGACGCGCCTCGTGCGGGAACTGCCGCCAGTGGGGACGACCATCGATCTAGTCATAGGCGAGGTGCGCGATTGGCACAGCAAGCCCTGGATATGGGTCGACCTCACGGCGCCCAGTCCCGCCGAAGACTGACCGTGCCCCCGGCGTGCCCGATCGAGCGGGGAACACCGGGGACCGACGGTCACCCACGGCCATCGCACAGCCTGACGGCCCCTGACCGATCTACCTGGTCAGGGGCCGTTCGCCTGCGGTGGGTGTGGGATTTGAACCCACGGTCACATCGCTGCGACGACGGTTTTCAAGACCGTTCCCTTAGGCCGCTCGGGCAACCCACCTGCGCACCCGCCCACCAGGGACGGAGCGGGTACAGCGTACCGGCACCGCGCAGGTCCCGGAGTGCACGGTCCGGCTTCGGCGCCCGGGGGCGGCTACTCCGGCGTCGGGCCCGAGAAGTCGTACACGGCCCAGTCGGTGATCAGGACGTATCCGAGGCGTCGGTAGAGGGCGTTGCTGGTGGGGTTGCCCGGGTCCGTGAAGAGGACCACGTCCGTCGCGCCCTTGGCCAGTGCGGCTCTGGTGACCTCGGCCGTCACGGCGCCCGCGTAGCCGCGGCCGCGGAGGTGGGCCGGGGTGTAGACGGGGTCCACGCGGATCATGCCGCCGATCTTCGAGGTCGAGCCCGCGATGGACACCGGGGTGCCGTCCGGGGTCTCCCAGAACGTGAAGTGCTTGTCGGCGAAGCGGGTGTCGGCCCAGGAGTCGGGGAGGAGTTCGTCGACGGCGGCGGCGAACTCGTGGCACCAGTGGACGACTTGCTCGTGGTCCTCCGGGCCCGCGAACCGGCCCTGTCCTTCCGGGACGGGCTCCTGGGGGGTGAGCGTGCCCAGACGGTACAGGTGGAGCGGGGCGCGCAGTGTGGGCGTCGCGCCGGTGTGCCGCTGCCATGCCTCGGCGAACGCGGTCGCGGTGTTCTGGTCCGCGGTGACGTAGGGAAGGGAGTGCCCGAGGGCCGCCAGGCGGGCGGCGAGGCCGTCGGCCTGCTCGGGGGTGAGGGGGGTGGGTGCCAGGCCGCGGGACGGGAGCCGGTGGAAGGTGGCCTCGACCTCGCCCGCCCGCTCCAGTCGGCCGAACAGGGCGGCTCCGTCGCCGTATTGGGCCGAGCCGGCGGTCCCGTAGCCGTATCGGGCCGAGCCGTGCGTTCTCAGTCTCTCCATCACCGTCAACTGCATGGTGTGCAAGGCGGGGCGCGAGCGCAGGAAGTCGTCGGCTCCGGAGAGGAAGTCGTCCAGGTCTTCGGTGATGTGCCAGTCGGCGGCCGGTCGCATGGTTCATGATTTCCCGTGCCTCGGGCTTGCGTTCGTGGTTCTTCCCCATCGGACTCCCGGCGCCGGGCAGAGGCGCCGCCTCGCTTCCGGCACGGGACAGGAACACCGCTCCGCTCCCACGCGGAACAGCGACGCCGCCCCACTCCCCGCGCGGAACAGGGGCGCCGCCCAGCGAACGGCACCCCTGCCAACCTGCCTGTCACCCCTCTACGGGCGCTGCATCACCCGGTCCACCACGGCGCTCACGGCGATGTACGACCACTGGTCGTACGTCGTCCCGCCCGCCGTCCGCCGGTCGCGCATGCCGAGGTACCGGTACGTCTTCGCGTCGAACACCAGGATCGGACCGCCGTGCGCCCAGGGGGTTTCGGGGCCGCCGACGAACTGGATGCCGATGCCCTCGCGGCCGTCGGCGTCCTTCTGGTGTGGCAGGACCTTGATGCCGGGGACGGCGGCGAGCGCCTCGTAGGCCGCGGAGCGCAGCCCCTTCGGCAGGACGGGCGCGCGGAGCAGACCGGAGACGAAGACCTGGGTCATCGGCCAGTCGGCGGGCTTCATCGGCTGGCTGTAGTCCGGCTTTCCGCCCATGTCCCGCAGGGCGATCACCAGCTTGCGCGGATCGGTGGGCAGCTCCTTCAGCTCGGTCCACTTGGTCGGCGGCCAGGTGCCCTGGCCCGGCCGGAACACCGGGACCCACTGCTTGCGGCCCAGTTCGCTGACGTACGACTTCTTGGAGCCGTCGACCGAGTTCCAGCTCTCGTCGACGTAGGTGCGGGTCCGGCCGCCCTTGGTGGGGGTCTCCTTGATGATCTCCTTGGTGTAGATGAACTGGTCGTCGCGCGGTGCGATCGACTTCTCGAGCCTGCGTTCCTCGATGGCCGCGCCGTGCAGCACGGTGGTCGCGCTCACCGGCTGGGTGCGGGGCGAGGAGTCGTTGGCGACCAGCACGGTCGTGACGACCGCCGCCGTCGCGACGCCGGCCACGGCGATCCGCAGCAAGGGGCGTCGTCCGACGGCCACGGGGGCGGCGGGAGCGTTCATCGTCTCGTACAGGCGGAATCGGGCACGCGCGCGTGCGGCGTCCGTGAGCGGGGTCGTGTCCGCGTCCCACTCCCTCAAGGGCTCTAGTCCACGCATCAGTTCATTCATCGTCGGATTCCTCGGATTCCTCTCGGAAGGCTGTCGGGTCGGATCCGCCCAATGCGTCGCGAAGTTTTCTGCGGGCCCTGTGCAGCCGTGACCGGACCGTCCCCACCGGTACCTCCAGGGCGCGTGCGACCTCCTCGTAGCCGAGGTCGGCCCATGCGACCAGCAGCAGCACGTCCCGGTGCCTGGCGGGCAACCGGGCCATGGCCAGGGCCAGTTCACCGCGTACGGCCTGTGCGCTGACTCGTGCGGCCACCCGGTCGGCGACCGTGTCCTCGGAACCGGCGGCGGGTGCGGCCGTCGGCAGCCGGCCGATCGCCTTCAGCCTTCGGGCCTCGGCGCGCCGGTGCCGGCCTATGAGGTTGGTCGCGATGCCGAACAACCACGGCCGGGCGTCGGCCAGTTGGGTGTTGTACCGGAAGCGCTGTTGGAACGCGGTGGTGAACGTCTCCGCCATCAGGTCCTCGGCGACCTCCGTGCCGAGCCGGCGCGCCGCGTAACGGTGCACCGAGTCGGCGTGGCGGTCGAAGAGCACGGCGAATGCCTCGGGCTCGTCCCACGACCGTTCGATCACCGAGGCGTCACTCGTCGAGGCGTCACTGTCCTGCCCCACTCTGATGCCTGGTTCGACGGTCATCGGGGCTCCTCTCGTCCATGCGAACACGCTGATGAAGATTGGGCTTTCACCCGTACTTCGCCGCAAGGAGGAATCAGGTTCCCTCGTGGCCCCGTGGTGCACGCACACGTGGCGGTCATGCACGCACGCGTGGAGGTCGTTCGGAACGAAAACGAACGGGCCGGGCGAGGAAAGTCCTCGCCCGGCCCGTCGGCCGGTCATGTGGCGCTGCGTCAGCTTCAGCTATCGCCGACCCTCGACCCCAGGGTCAGGTCGGTCGTGTGCTCCGTGCCGCCGCGCTTGTAGGTGATCTTGACCTTGTCGCCCGGCTTGTGGGTCCAGATCTCGCCGATGAGGGTCGGGCCGCTGTCGATCACCGAGTCGTCGAGCTTGGTGATGACGTCGCCGGCCTTGAGGCCCGCCTTGGCCGCCGGGCCGCCGGCCTCCACCGAGGAGGAGCCGCTGACACCCTCGGCGGTGATCGTCGCGCCGGCGGTGCTGTCCTCCAGCGAGACGGAGGCACCGATCTTGGCGTACACCGGCTTGCCGGTCTTGATGAGCTGCTGGGCGACGTACTTCGCCTGGTTGATCGGGATGGCGAAGCCCAGGCCGATCGAGCCGGACTGGCTGGTGCCGCTGAGGCCGCCGCTGCTGGTCGACTGGATCGCGGAGTTGATGCCGATGACCGAGCCCTGGGCGTCGAGCAGCGGGCCGCCCGAGTTGCCGGGGTTGATCGAGGCGTCGGTCTGCAGGGCGCTCATGTAGGACGCCTTGCTGGTGGAGCTGCCGTCGCTGGAGGCCACCGGGCGGTTCTTGGCGCTGATGATGCCCGTGGTCACCGTGTTGGACAGGCCGAAGGGGGCGCCGATGGCGATCGTCTCGTCGCCGACGGCCACCTTGTCCGAGTCGCCGAGGGCGAGCGGCTTCAGGTTGCTGGGGGCGTTCTTCAGCTTGATGACCGCGACGTCGTAGCCCTGGGCGTGGCCGACGATCTCGGCGTCGTACTTCTTGCCGTCCGGGAAGGTCGCCGTGAGCTTGCCGCCGTCGACCGCGTCGGCGACGACGTGGTTGTTGGTGACGATGTGGCCCTGGGTGTCGAACACGAAGCCCGTGCCGGTGCCGCCCTCGCCGCTGGTGCTCTCGGCCTCGATGGTGACCGTGCTGGGCAGGGACTTGGCGGCGACCCCGGCGATGGTGCCCGGGTCGCGCTTCACGGAGGCGCTGCTGCCGGTGTCGGCGGAGACGGTGGTGGAGTTGCTGTTGTTGTCGTTGTCCTTGGCCAGGGTGTAGCCGAGGCCACCGCCCAGGCCGCCGGCGACCAGCGCGGCGATCAGCACCGCGGCGATCAGGCCGCCGCGTCCGCTGCCGGGCTTCTTGGGCGCGGGCTGCTGC from Streptomyces sp. NBC_01478 includes the following:
- a CDS encoding TIGR03668 family PPOX class F420-dependent oxidoreductase; amino-acid sequence: MKLASADARTRFASSPVARLATAGADGIPHVVPITFAISDDAVFFAIDHKPKTSWNLRRLRNIRENPHVAVLVDHYAPDWSTLWWSRGDGQAEVWDNGDDRLKAVELLQDRYEQYRDHPPEGPVVIVRVERWSGWAFTE
- a CDS encoding FtsK/SpoIIIE domain-containing protein; this encodes MADATMWLETTGAIAAAGGVGYAKYRAPRAYWSLVGLPATWGRFTVTYRSTMDVCGLTVQPSGLRAFMARNVARRQVQPVPPKIRRVRGTMTGLRVTLRLPAGLEPADVIASTERLRHAWGVHAVRVAVTKPGFVELRMTGYDVLRRVRMPRKAQPHGLVVPVALRDDGTVFERDYRKVPMALTLGANNSGKSTYQRNLIKGLAQLPVALVGMDCKRGVEQSVFAPRLSALATTPDDAASLADVLVTEMEDRFDLLHLYGAADIWELPDDMRPAPIVVLVDEIAELFLISRKEDEDRRTRIVTALIRLAQMARSVGIYLEICGQRFGSDLGKGATMLRAQLTGRVVHRVNDKETAEMGLKDVAPTAVPAACMIPASRAGTAVATDADGGWSLIRTPEISREEVAAVCRDFEHLVPDLPFLRPFAPATSSPLVGSPLLIKP
- a CDS encoding GNAT family N-acetyltransferase, which produces MRPAADWHITEDLDDFLSGADDFLRSRPALHTMQLTVMERLRTHGSARYGYGTAGSAQYGDGAALFGRLERAGEVEATFHRLPSRGLAPTPLTPEQADGLAARLAALGHSLPYVTADQNTATAFAEAWQRHTGATPTLRAPLHLYRLGTLTPQEPVPEGQGRFAGPEDHEQVVHWCHEFAAAVDELLPDSWADTRFADKHFTFWETPDGTPVSIAGSTSKIGGMIRVDPVYTPAHLRGRGYAGAVTAEVTRAALAKGATDVVLFTDPGNPTSNALYRRLGYVLITDWAVYDFSGPTPE
- a CDS encoding SCO3933 family regulatory protein; its protein translation is MPSFKIDVSTAVVFVATAPEPKVKNFKTGERSENQEGKPLSTVGLLISDEGEGNLLKVTIPENGFPEGLAPGMPVQVHGLKAKDWENEFNGQKRHGIAFSAVAITPAA
- a CDS encoding RNA polymerase sigma factor, whose protein sequence is MTVEPGIRVGQDSDASTSDASVIERSWDEPEAFAVLFDRHADSVHRYAARRLGTEVAEDLMAETFTTAFQQRFRYNTQLADARPWLFGIATNLIGRHRRAEARRLKAIGRLPTAAPAAGSEDTVADRVAARVSAQAVRGELALAMARLPARHRDVLLLVAWADLGYEEVARALEVPVGTVRSRLHRARRKLRDALGGSDPTAFREESEESDDE
- a CDS encoding nuclease-related domain-containing protein — its product is MTAEGGDTVAWYDCKSGHLKVLQASYRDQVLDVLAPHLVSPSAPDASAALPSTAGLPPLSLTDDLAVNRPGDSLLPQLEGAPTWLSRQVMRLWRQNDDSDSWRKGVVGERIAGAKLDRLKRRGWRPLHSIPLPSGADIDHLLIGPGGVFCLNTKYFRNARVWVGDSAVKVNGGRGHPYVRNSRHEGNKASAVLTRACGFPVKVAPVLVFVSAADVVVAQSLGDVKVIKDREISSFRRQAGALGPEEIEFVYAVARDRRTWLSS
- a CDS encoding IS481 family transposase, which produces MSVVEQRYHAVMEVAAGASKTEVAARYGVSRQSVHAWVRRYEAGGLAGLADRSHRPRSHPWQMPAGVEAAVLELRRLHPRWGQRRLRHELGRRGVEPVPSEASVYRILVRHQMIVPVRRRRRREDYRRWERPGPMQLWQMDVMGGFWLADGRELKLVTGVDDHSRFCVIASVVERATGRAVCAAFTAALVGFGCPEEVLTDNGKQFTGRFGTPGPSTEVLFDRICRLNGIKHRLTRPRSPTTTGKIERFHQSLRRELLDDQGPFADLHAAQAVIDGWREDYNTVRPHQSLDMAAPASRFRPAAADGVELRLPARLTDVTAGEGRTGQRVERVGEAVLGSPEAVEVDRVVPPSGNLAVAGQQFWFGPRHAGAAVTLWMDSTTVHVSLDGRRIKTVPSRLSTADLVRLRASGARAAGPAPAGRLAGPLATRLPVQVARTVNASGVVGLAGQQITVGVLLAGQRVVLRLDGPLMQVIADGVLVRTLPCPIPPRRRAYISDAQLSPLPPKAPQEAVRVGRKVSARGSIQVCGQQVQVGMVHARTVVTVEVTDTTLHVFDHDGHRLRTLPRTTSKEVTRFKAYGTKNRTTG
- a CDS encoding GntR family transcriptional regulator, encoding MSEKDLPTYRRIADELRALILSGDLPPGEKLRSENELKDQYDTTRVTVRKALALLKADGLLISEQGRGVFVRPRPNVQMLTTGANFRERRQTGVSNFNAEAAAQGLRPEQRILEVRTLPAPPEIASRLGVEEGTSVIVRRRAFFVNDAPMQLVDGYYPAALFGGTEVEEPRRIRGGVSRLIEDPQGPVKQRIVQFVEDLEIGMPSPAEIDALSIPPGVPLARVFRTAHTAAGQVVEVLDSRVPCDRHVFRYVIDVP
- a CDS encoding CU044_5270 family protein — its product is MNELMRGLEPLREWDADTTPLTDAARARARFRLYETMNAPAAPVAVGRRPLLRIAVAGVATAAVVTTVLVANDSSPRTQPVSATTVLHGAAIEERRLEKSIAPRDDQFIYTKEIIKETPTKGGRTRTYVDESWNSVDGSKKSYVSELGRKQWVPVFRPGQGTWPPTKWTELKELPTDPRKLVIALRDMGGKPDYSQPMKPADWPMTQVFVSGLLRAPVLPKGLRSAAYEALAAVPGIKVLPHQKDADGREGIGIQFVGGPETPWAHGGPILVFDAKTYRYLGMRDRRTAGGTTYDQWSYIAVSAVVDRVMQRP
- a CDS encoding S1C family serine protease, with the translated sequence MSTENEGTEVPPAPSAPPVPVESPAASPQAAAPEGGAPTTQLPPVPPGAPQEPLHAGPAPAYAGAPPQGTGSAPDAAWPPPPPATPSYADGGTGAYGGEGVGGYGGDAAAGAGGYGDGGWGTPYQQQPAPKKPGSGRGGLIAAVLIAALVAGGLGGGLGYTLAKDNDNNSNSTTVSADTGSSASVKRDPGTIAGVAAKSLPSTVTIEAESTSGEGGTGTGFVFDTQGHIVTNNHVVADAVDGGKLTATFPDGKKYDAEIVGHAQGYDVAVIKLKNAPSNLKPLALGDSDKVAVGDETIAIGAPFGLSNTVTTGIISAKNRPVASSDGSSTSKASYMSALQTDASINPGNSGGPLLDAQGSVIGINSAIQSTSSGGLSGTSQSGSIGLGFAIPINQAKYVAQQLIKTGKPVYAKIGASVSLEDSTAGATITAEGVSGSSSVEAGGPAAKAGLKAGDVITKLDDSVIDSGPTLIGEIWTHKPGDKVKITYKRGGTEHTTDLTLGSRVGDS